One segment of Dama dama isolate Ldn47 chromosome 15, ASM3311817v1, whole genome shotgun sequence DNA contains the following:
- the PYROXD2 gene encoding pyridine nucleotide-disulfide oxidoreductase domain-containing protein 2 isoform X1, which translates to MTAYGRGLSRAMGASPHRAWRRALSDTRGRLKPEYDAVVVGAGHNGLVAAAYLQRFGVNTAVFERRHVIGGAAVTEEIIPGFKFSRASYLLSLLRPQIYSELELKKHGLRLHLRNPYSFTPMLEEGAGGKVPRSLLLGTDMAENQKQIAQFSRKDAQAFPKYEAFMDRLALAIDPLLDSAPVDLEAFQRGSLLQRLKSLSTLKPLWQAGCILGAQLPQYYQVLTAPAAKVLDQWFESEPLKATLATDAVIGAMTNPYIPGSGYVLLHHVMGSLEGIRGAWGYVQGGMGALSDAIASSATAHGVSIFTEKMVAKVQVSSGGRVQGVVLQDGSEVRSKVVLSNASPQITFLKLTPQEWLPEEFVARIAQLDTQSPVTKINVAVNRLPDFLAAPNTPSGQPLPHHQCSIHLNCEDTLLVHRAFEDALDGLPSERPLIELCIPSSLDPTLAPPGCHVISLFTQYTPYTLAGGKAWDEQQRNAYADRVFDCIEAYAPGFKGSVVGRDILTPPDLERVFGLPGGNVFHCAMSLDQLYFARPVPLHSGYHSPLCGLYLCGSGAHPGGGVMGAAGRNAAHVVFRDLRSM; encoded by the exons ATGACCGCATATGGCCGAGGGCTCAGCAGGGCCATGGGTGCCTCTCCCCACCGCGCGTGGAGACGAGCTCTCTCGGACACCAGGGGACGCCTGAAGCCTGAGTACGATGCAGTGGTGGTAGGCGCAG GACACAACGGGCTGGTGGCT GCGGCATACCTGCAGAGATTTGGGGTGAACACGGCGGTCTTCGAGAGACGCCACGTGATCGGGGGTGCGGCTGTTACAGAGGAGATAATCCCAG GGTTCAAGTTCTCCAGAGCGTCCTACCTCCTCAGCCTGCTACGACCGCAGATTTACTCTGAATTGGAGCTGAAg AAACATGGGCTGAGGCTTCATCTTCGAAACCCCTACTCCTTCACCCCCATGCTGGAAGAGGGCGCAGGGGGCAAGGTGCCCCGGTCTCTTCTGCTGGGCACAGACATGGCGGAAAATCAGAAACAGATCGCCCAGTTCTCAAGGAAGGATGCCCAG GCCTTTCCCAAATATGAGGCATTCATGGATCGCTTGGCATTGGCCATTGACCCTCTGCTGGACTCAGCCCCGGTGGACCTGGAGGCCTTCCAGCGGGGTTCCCTGCTACAAAGGCTCAAGTCGCTGTCCACCCTCAAGCCCCTGTGGCAGGCAG GTTGCATCCTGGGAGCCCAGCTGCCCCAGTATTACCAGGTCCTCACAGCTCCAGCCGCCAAG GTGCTGGATCAGTGGTTTGAGTCTGAGCCTCTAAAAGCCACTCTAGCAACGGATGCAGTGATTGGAGCCATGACAAATCCTTACATTCCAGGAAGTGG GTATGTGCTACTCCATCATGTGATGGGAAGTCTGGAGGGGATTCGGGGGGCCTGGGGCTATGTCCAGGGTGGCATGGGTGCCCTCTCTGATGCCATCGCAAGCTCAGCCACCGCTCACGGAGTCAGCATCTTCACCGAAAAG ATGGTGGCTAAGGTGCAGGTGAGCAGTGGCGGGCGCGTTCAAGGAGTCGTGCTGCAAGACGGCTCGGAGGTGAGAAGCAAAGTGGTGCTGTCCAACGCGTCGCCACAGATCACCTTCCTGAAGTTGACGCCACAG GAGTGGCTTCCTGAGGAGTTCGTGGCGAGAATCGCCCAACTGGACACCCAGTCGCCTGTTACCAAGATCAATG TGGCTGTGAACAGGCTGCCTGACTTCCTGGCAGCCCCCAACACTCCCAGCGGCCAGCCATTGCCCCATCACCAGTGCTCCATCCACCTGAACTGTGAGGACACCCTCCTTGTCCACCGGGCCTTTGAAGACGCCCTGGATGGCCTGCCTTCCGAGAG ACCTCTGATTGAGCTCTGCATCCCTTCCTCGCTGGACCCCACCCTGGCCCCCCCTGGCTGCCACGTCATCTCCCTCTTCACTCAGTACACACCCTACACGCTGGCTGGAGGCAAGGCCTGGGACGAGCAGCAGAGAAACGCTTACGCAGACAGAG TGTTTGATTGCATCGAGGCCTACGCACCCGGCTTCAAGGGCTCCGTGGTGGGCAGAGACATCCTCACACCCCCTGACTTGGAGAGAGTCTTTGGGCTTCCTGGGGGG AACGTGTTCCACTGCGCCATGAGCCTGGACCAGCTGTACTTTGCGCGTCCTGTGCCCCTGCACTCCGGCTACCACAGCCCCCTCTGTGGCCTGTACCTCTGTGGCAGTGGGGCCCATCCTG GAGGAGGTGTCATGGGAGCCGCTGGACGCAATGCAGCCCACGTGGTCTTCAGGGACCTCAGGAGCATGTGA
- the PYROXD2 gene encoding pyridine nucleotide-disulfide oxidoreductase domain-containing protein 2 isoform X3 — protein sequence MTAYGRGLSRAMGASPHRAWRRALSDTRGRLKPEYDAVVVGAGHNGLVAAAYLQRFGVNTAVFERRHVIGGAAVTEEIIPGFKFSRASYLLSLLRPQIYSELELKAFPKYEAFMDRLALAIDPLLDSAPVDLEAFQRGSLLQRLKSLSTLKPLWQAGCILGAQLPQYYQVLTAPAAKVLDQWFESEPLKATLATDAVIGAMTNPYIPGSGYVLLHHVMGSLEGIRGAWGYVQGGMGALSDAIASSATAHGVSIFTEKMVAKVQVSSGGRVQGVVLQDGSEVRSKVVLSNASPQITFLKLTPQEWLPEEFVARIAQLDTQSPVTKINVAVNRLPDFLAAPNTPSGQPLPHHQCSIHLNCEDTLLVHRAFEDALDGLPSERPLIELCIPSSLDPTLAPPGCHVISLFTQYTPYTLAGGKAWDEQQRNAYADRVFDCIEAYAPGFKGSVVGRDILTPPDLERVFGLPGGNVFHCAMSLDQLYFARPVPLHSGYHSPLCGLYLCGSGAHPGGGVMGAAGRNAAHVVFRDLRSM from the exons ATGACCGCATATGGCCGAGGGCTCAGCAGGGCCATGGGTGCCTCTCCCCACCGCGCGTGGAGACGAGCTCTCTCGGACACCAGGGGACGCCTGAAGCCTGAGTACGATGCAGTGGTGGTAGGCGCAG GACACAACGGGCTGGTGGCT GCGGCATACCTGCAGAGATTTGGGGTGAACACGGCGGTCTTCGAGAGACGCCACGTGATCGGGGGTGCGGCTGTTACAGAGGAGATAATCCCAG GGTTCAAGTTCTCCAGAGCGTCCTACCTCCTCAGCCTGCTACGACCGCAGATTTACTCTGAATTGGAGCTGAAg GCCTTTCCCAAATATGAGGCATTCATGGATCGCTTGGCATTGGCCATTGACCCTCTGCTGGACTCAGCCCCGGTGGACCTGGAGGCCTTCCAGCGGGGTTCCCTGCTACAAAGGCTCAAGTCGCTGTCCACCCTCAAGCCCCTGTGGCAGGCAG GTTGCATCCTGGGAGCCCAGCTGCCCCAGTATTACCAGGTCCTCACAGCTCCAGCCGCCAAG GTGCTGGATCAGTGGTTTGAGTCTGAGCCTCTAAAAGCCACTCTAGCAACGGATGCAGTGATTGGAGCCATGACAAATCCTTACATTCCAGGAAGTGG GTATGTGCTACTCCATCATGTGATGGGAAGTCTGGAGGGGATTCGGGGGGCCTGGGGCTATGTCCAGGGTGGCATGGGTGCCCTCTCTGATGCCATCGCAAGCTCAGCCACCGCTCACGGAGTCAGCATCTTCACCGAAAAG ATGGTGGCTAAGGTGCAGGTGAGCAGTGGCGGGCGCGTTCAAGGAGTCGTGCTGCAAGACGGCTCGGAGGTGAGAAGCAAAGTGGTGCTGTCCAACGCGTCGCCACAGATCACCTTCCTGAAGTTGACGCCACAG GAGTGGCTTCCTGAGGAGTTCGTGGCGAGAATCGCCCAACTGGACACCCAGTCGCCTGTTACCAAGATCAATG TGGCTGTGAACAGGCTGCCTGACTTCCTGGCAGCCCCCAACACTCCCAGCGGCCAGCCATTGCCCCATCACCAGTGCTCCATCCACCTGAACTGTGAGGACACCCTCCTTGTCCACCGGGCCTTTGAAGACGCCCTGGATGGCCTGCCTTCCGAGAG ACCTCTGATTGAGCTCTGCATCCCTTCCTCGCTGGACCCCACCCTGGCCCCCCCTGGCTGCCACGTCATCTCCCTCTTCACTCAGTACACACCCTACACGCTGGCTGGAGGCAAGGCCTGGGACGAGCAGCAGAGAAACGCTTACGCAGACAGAG TGTTTGATTGCATCGAGGCCTACGCACCCGGCTTCAAGGGCTCCGTGGTGGGCAGAGACATCCTCACACCCCCTGACTTGGAGAGAGTCTTTGGGCTTCCTGGGGGG AACGTGTTCCACTGCGCCATGAGCCTGGACCAGCTGTACTTTGCGCGTCCTGTGCCCCTGCACTCCGGCTACCACAGCCCCCTCTGTGGCCTGTACCTCTGTGGCAGTGGGGCCCATCCTG GAGGAGGTGTCATGGGAGCCGCTGGACGCAATGCAGCCCACGTGGTCTTCAGGGACCTCAGGAGCATGTGA
- the PYROXD2 gene encoding pyridine nucleotide-disulfide oxidoreductase domain-containing protein 2 isoform X2, protein MLFQHPGHNGLVAAAYLQRFGVNTAVFERRHVIGGAAVTEEIIPGFKFSRASYLLSLLRPQIYSELELKKHGLRLHLRNPYSFTPMLEEGAGGKVPRSLLLGTDMAENQKQIAQFSRKDAQAFPKYEAFMDRLALAIDPLLDSAPVDLEAFQRGSLLQRLKSLSTLKPLWQAGCILGAQLPQYYQVLTAPAAKVLDQWFESEPLKATLATDAVIGAMTNPYIPGSGYVLLHHVMGSLEGIRGAWGYVQGGMGALSDAIASSATAHGVSIFTEKMVAKVQVSSGGRVQGVVLQDGSEVRSKVVLSNASPQITFLKLTPQEWLPEEFVARIAQLDTQSPVTKINVAVNRLPDFLAAPNTPSGQPLPHHQCSIHLNCEDTLLVHRAFEDALDGLPSERPLIELCIPSSLDPTLAPPGCHVISLFTQYTPYTLAGGKAWDEQQRNAYADRVFDCIEAYAPGFKGSVVGRDILTPPDLERVFGLPGGNVFHCAMSLDQLYFARPVPLHSGYHSPLCGLYLCGSGAHPGGGVMGAAGRNAAHVVFRDLRSM, encoded by the exons ATGCTGTTCCAACATCCAG GACACAACGGGCTGGTGGCT GCGGCATACCTGCAGAGATTTGGGGTGAACACGGCGGTCTTCGAGAGACGCCACGTGATCGGGGGTGCGGCTGTTACAGAGGAGATAATCCCAG GGTTCAAGTTCTCCAGAGCGTCCTACCTCCTCAGCCTGCTACGACCGCAGATTTACTCTGAATTGGAGCTGAAg AAACATGGGCTGAGGCTTCATCTTCGAAACCCCTACTCCTTCACCCCCATGCTGGAAGAGGGCGCAGGGGGCAAGGTGCCCCGGTCTCTTCTGCTGGGCACAGACATGGCGGAAAATCAGAAACAGATCGCCCAGTTCTCAAGGAAGGATGCCCAG GCCTTTCCCAAATATGAGGCATTCATGGATCGCTTGGCATTGGCCATTGACCCTCTGCTGGACTCAGCCCCGGTGGACCTGGAGGCCTTCCAGCGGGGTTCCCTGCTACAAAGGCTCAAGTCGCTGTCCACCCTCAAGCCCCTGTGGCAGGCAG GTTGCATCCTGGGAGCCCAGCTGCCCCAGTATTACCAGGTCCTCACAGCTCCAGCCGCCAAG GTGCTGGATCAGTGGTTTGAGTCTGAGCCTCTAAAAGCCACTCTAGCAACGGATGCAGTGATTGGAGCCATGACAAATCCTTACATTCCAGGAAGTGG GTATGTGCTACTCCATCATGTGATGGGAAGTCTGGAGGGGATTCGGGGGGCCTGGGGCTATGTCCAGGGTGGCATGGGTGCCCTCTCTGATGCCATCGCAAGCTCAGCCACCGCTCACGGAGTCAGCATCTTCACCGAAAAG ATGGTGGCTAAGGTGCAGGTGAGCAGTGGCGGGCGCGTTCAAGGAGTCGTGCTGCAAGACGGCTCGGAGGTGAGAAGCAAAGTGGTGCTGTCCAACGCGTCGCCACAGATCACCTTCCTGAAGTTGACGCCACAG GAGTGGCTTCCTGAGGAGTTCGTGGCGAGAATCGCCCAACTGGACACCCAGTCGCCTGTTACCAAGATCAATG TGGCTGTGAACAGGCTGCCTGACTTCCTGGCAGCCCCCAACACTCCCAGCGGCCAGCCATTGCCCCATCACCAGTGCTCCATCCACCTGAACTGTGAGGACACCCTCCTTGTCCACCGGGCCTTTGAAGACGCCCTGGATGGCCTGCCTTCCGAGAG ACCTCTGATTGAGCTCTGCATCCCTTCCTCGCTGGACCCCACCCTGGCCCCCCCTGGCTGCCACGTCATCTCCCTCTTCACTCAGTACACACCCTACACGCTGGCTGGAGGCAAGGCCTGGGACGAGCAGCAGAGAAACGCTTACGCAGACAGAG TGTTTGATTGCATCGAGGCCTACGCACCCGGCTTCAAGGGCTCCGTGGTGGGCAGAGACATCCTCACACCCCCTGACTTGGAGAGAGTCTTTGGGCTTCCTGGGGGG AACGTGTTCCACTGCGCCATGAGCCTGGACCAGCTGTACTTTGCGCGTCCTGTGCCCCTGCACTCCGGCTACCACAGCCCCCTCTGTGGCCTGTACCTCTGTGGCAGTGGGGCCCATCCTG GAGGAGGTGTCATGGGAGCCGCTGGACGCAATGCAGCCCACGTGGTCTTCAGGGACCTCAGGAGCATGTGA